A single region of the Streptomyces virginiae genome encodes:
- a CDS encoding small secreted protein: MNKKFAAALSGGAALMLVLSGCGGDETDQKAGSWAKKVCDQWQPQIAKIEAANVEIKRVASESSKPDEVQKTDSAAFGTMTESYKAMAAALRSAGVPPVKNAAATQEAAAKGFEATSTGYADLKTKTDALDPQDKAKFADGLKEVAGGLKDVTKGGQDALAQLKAGGLGEAINGQKGCQVAAAPAAQ, from the coding sequence GTGAACAAGAAGTTTGCGGCCGCGCTGTCGGGCGGTGCGGCACTGATGCTCGTCCTGTCCGGATGCGGCGGGGACGAGACCGACCAGAAGGCCGGCTCCTGGGCCAAGAAGGTCTGTGACCAGTGGCAGCCCCAGATCGCGAAGATCGAAGCTGCCAACGTCGAGATCAAGCGGGTGGCCTCCGAGAGCAGTAAGCCCGACGAGGTCCAGAAGACCGACTCGGCGGCGTTCGGGACCATGACCGAGTCGTACAAGGCGATGGCGGCCGCCCTGCGGTCGGCGGGCGTTCCGCCGGTCAAGAACGCCGCCGCGACCCAGGAGGCGGCGGCCAAGGGCTTCGAGGCGACCTCCACGGGCTACGCCGACCTGAAGACGAAGACGGACGCCCTCGACCCACAGGACAAGGCGAAGTTCGCCGACGGCCTCAAGGAGGTCGCGGGCGGGCTCAAGGACGTGACCAAGGGCGGCCAGGACGCGCTCGCCCAGCTCAAGGCGGGCGGCCTGGGCGAGGCCATCAACGGCCAGAAGGGCTGCCAGGTCGCGGCGGCGCCGGCGGCCCAGTAG